One segment of Metallosphaera cuprina Ar-4 DNA contains the following:
- a CDS encoding trimeric intracellular cation channel family protein, with amino-acid sequence MLGALLSVLNFVGIISFSISGSLKAFEKRLDLLGVLVLGFSTALAGGIIRDVMLGVFPPSNLRTISYPLLAILGSFLTIVFHKYIENLTKALLIADAIGLGTFTAIGSEIAVEHNLNVIGVAIISSVTAVGGGVIRDLLSNEIPIVLRKDFYATPTILGGLLFYPVYYVLGSGYSVLWTFVFVSTLRLIAIFRKWELPKVG; translated from the coding sequence ATGTTAGGAGCTTTATTGTCTGTGCTCAACTTCGTCGGGATAATCTCCTTCTCTATCTCAGGTTCACTTAAGGCTTTTGAGAAGAGATTAGATCTTCTAGGGGTTTTAGTACTAGGATTTTCAACAGCCCTAGCTGGAGGTATAATCAGAGACGTTATGCTAGGGGTGTTTCCTCCCAGTAACTTGAGGACAATCTCCTATCCGCTTTTAGCAATTTTAGGCTCGTTTCTAACAATCGTTTTTCACAAATACATAGAAAACTTAACCAAAGCGTTGCTTATCGCAGATGCGATAGGATTAGGCACTTTCACCGCAATTGGTTCTGAAATAGCTGTTGAGCACAACCTAAACGTGATAGGTGTGGCAATAATCTCATCTGTGACTGCAGTAGGAGGCGGTGTAATAAGAGATCTCCTTTCAAATGAAATCCCGATAGTATTGAGAAAGGATTTCTATGCAACCCCCACCATTTTAGGTGGGCTGTTATTTTATCCCGTCTATTATGTTCTGGGAAGTGGGTACTCTGTGCTATGGACTTTCGTATTCGTTTCAACTCTAAGGTTAATTGCAATTTTCAGAAAATGGGAACTTCCTAAGGTAGGCTAA
- a CDS encoding aminotransferase-like domain-containing protein encodes MVSRVGREIELSPVEMGSRLGRKVEIDMASGSPDPNTIPLQQIRDAYNEVIESRGPSSLFYPGAGGQHELIDEIKRYLPSLKLNSKGSIVVTSGAQHAIELVAKYLLEDNVIAVENPTFVETLASLKHRSSIVLPVNIDANGISIEELDTMTKVIRPELVYVIPNCHNPGGVNLCEDRRKALAEMASERNFFIIEDDPYRPIAGDVPSPIKNHDRTGKVIYISSFSKILAPGLRVGFIVANDEIAERVSLLEQLDFSTSTINQYVISSLLRKGFITSRMTMLYNHYKRKMKTLIDSLTDAGLSSFNEPKCGFFLLLDLKKNAFKVLEETEKRGLVFVPAKGFFLRGGDTWARLSITKSSEEQIKRGVEILKHALNQIS; translated from the coding sequence ATGGTCTCTAGAGTCGGTAGGGAAATAGAACTGTCACCTGTAGAGATGGGGTCTAGACTAGGGCGTAAAGTTGAGATAGATATGGCTAGTGGATCTCCGGATCCAAACACCATTCCATTGCAACAAATACGAGATGCATATAATGAAGTAATTGAAAGCAGGGGACCTTCCTCCCTGTTTTACCCTGGCGCTGGAGGCCAACACGAACTTATAGATGAGATAAAGAGGTATCTTCCATCACTAAAGCTGAATTCGAAGGGTAGTATCGTAGTAACTAGTGGGGCTCAACACGCTATAGAGCTGGTCGCAAAGTATCTCTTGGAAGATAACGTGATAGCTGTAGAAAATCCGACATTTGTGGAGACCCTTGCCTCATTAAAGCACAGATCGTCTATTGTCTTGCCTGTAAATATAGACGCAAATGGTATATCAATAGAAGAACTAGATACCATGACCAAGGTGATAAGGCCAGAACTAGTTTATGTAATACCAAACTGTCATAACCCAGGAGGAGTGAATTTGTGTGAAGATAGAAGGAAGGCTCTTGCCGAGATGGCCTCAGAACGAAACTTCTTTATAATAGAGGACGATCCTTACAGACCTATCGCTGGAGACGTCCCTTCACCAATAAAGAATCATGATAGAACAGGGAAAGTTATATATATTAGCAGTTTTAGTAAAATTCTAGCCCCAGGGTTAAGAGTAGGATTTATAGTAGCTAATGATGAGATCGCCGAAAGGGTTAGTCTACTAGAACAACTGGATTTTTCAACGTCAACTATAAACCAATACGTGATATCCTCTCTTCTGAGGAAAGGCTTCATAACTTCTAGGATGACAATGCTTTACAACCACTATAAAAGAAAAATGAAGACGTTGATAGATTCCTTAACTGATGCTGGACTGAGCAGTTTCAATGAACCGAAATGTGGTTTCTTTTTATTATTGGATCTAAAGAAGAACGCCTTTAAAGTACTTGAAGAGACTGAGAAAAGAGGCTTAGTGTTTGTGCCAGCTAAGGGATTCTTTTTGAGGGGAGGAGACACTTGGGCTAGATTGAGTATAACTAAATCTAGCGAGGAACAAATTAAAAGAGGAGTAGAGATCCTTAAACACGCTTTAAATCAGATCTCATAG
- a CDS encoding MBL fold metallo-hydrolase, with the protein MRVTFLGTGAGSTIGSSRFKSGILIEGKEAKIVLDFGSGVHMRLEDLNVYPDAIFITHLHVDHFSGIFDHLVRRKIDSSPVVSIYSPHGLADIINSYKRTNEIDAKVKEDKLPGASVGDLEIYSVESCHKIYAVSYVITDGNKRILYSGDTAEPCDQIMKELNGIDMIIHEASCIDDCKIWGHTSVKEAVKLFRSPVLTHIPSQIEHEIQRLSNGLIAKDGMTINV; encoded by the coding sequence ATGAGAGTGACTTTTTTAGGGACTGGAGCGGGAAGCACTATAGGTTCAAGTAGGTTTAAATCGGGGATACTCATAGAAGGAAAGGAAGCTAAGATAGTGTTGGATTTTGGAAGTGGAGTTCACATGAGGCTTGAAGATCTTAACGTGTATCCCGATGCCATTTTCATTACGCACCTCCACGTGGATCATTTCTCTGGAATATTTGATCATCTAGTGAGAAGGAAAATAGATAGCTCTCCAGTTGTATCCATATACTCTCCTCATGGTTTAGCCGATATCATAAACAGTTACAAGAGAACAAATGAAATAGATGCCAAAGTTAAGGAGGATAAGTTACCTGGGGCGAGCGTTGGTGACCTTGAGATATATTCGGTGGAGTCTTGCCATAAGATCTACGCGGTATCATATGTCATAACTGACGGTAATAAGAGGATTTTATATAGTGGAGACACGGCAGAACCCTGTGATCAGATCATGAAGGAATTGAACGGAATTGATATGATTATCCATGAGGCTAGTTGTATAGACGATTGTAAAATTTGGGGCCATACGTCTGTCAAGGAAGCGGTTAAACTTTTTCGATCACCTGTTTTAACTCATATTCCATCTCAAATAGAACATGAGATACAGAGGCTGAGTAATGGATTAATAGCTAAGGACGGAATGACAATCAATGTGTAG
- the rbsK gene encoding ribokinase, with protein sequence MITVVGSYNVDMTFRVERFPVVGETVFAQEIRVGHGGKGSNQAVSCARLGASVKFVAAIGNDVNGANALRFFREEKIDVSCVKVKNTFTGVAYILLNDKGEVMIVVNRGANNELFPEDIDDCLKGDVLLTQLEIREDVVKKALSNFHGLRILNPAPAELKDVSILNYVDILTPNEVEFKELSNSDDMIYAADVLLKRVRQAVIVTMGEKGSVIFTRNKSVRIPTIRVDPVDTTGAGDVFNAALAVYLEKGYDLESAVEKANIIASISVTTYGALGPRKEEIEEKFSDISLD encoded by the coding sequence ATGATAACTGTTGTAGGGAGCTATAACGTTGACATGACGTTTAGGGTGGAACGTTTTCCAGTAGTTGGCGAGACCGTTTTCGCTCAGGAAATTCGTGTAGGTCATGGAGGAAAGGGATCAAATCAAGCCGTCTCATGCGCTAGACTTGGAGCTTCGGTAAAGTTTGTTGCCGCTATAGGAAATGATGTAAACGGTGCCAACGCATTAAGATTCTTTCGAGAGGAAAAGATTGACGTCTCCTGTGTTAAAGTGAAGAACACGTTCACAGGAGTAGCGTATATCTTGCTTAACGATAAAGGAGAGGTCATGATAGTGGTTAATAGGGGAGCTAACAACGAATTGTTTCCCGAGGATATAGATGATTGTCTGAAGGGCGATGTGTTACTCACTCAGTTGGAGATTAGAGAAGATGTAGTCAAGAAGGCATTATCCAACTTTCACGGATTGAGAATATTGAACCCTGCACCGGCTGAACTAAAGGATGTATCGATCTTGAATTACGTTGATATTCTTACCCCTAACGAAGTTGAGTTCAAAGAACTCAGCAACTCAGATGATATGATTTACGCAGCTGACGTGTTACTTAAGAGAGTTAGACAAGCTGTCATAGTTACAATGGGTGAGAAAGGATCTGTGATATTCACTAGAAACAAATCAGTGAGAATCCCTACCATTAGGGTAGACCCAGTTGACACAACAGGAGCTGGAGATGTGTTTAATGCAGCTCTAGCGGTATACCTGGAGAAAGGATACGATTTAGAGAGCGCAGTGGAGAAAGCAAATATTATAGCCTCAATTTCAGTTACTACATATGGAGCGCTCGGACCTAGAAAGGAAGAAATCGAAGAGAAGTTCTCGGACATCTCACTCGACTAA
- a CDS encoding M24 family metallopeptidase, with the protein MDYQKRIKKVKDLMKEDYIILGPGSNLFYLTGFTEEPMERPILLIIGENDYMLVPKMYEEQLSSLDLEIRTYQDGSDPYSLIDIKPGSSIAVDDSLWSIFLISIIHRFSPSRLSSASTILGKLRSVKDENEIQIMSEGLTIAENSFLKLLEKIKEGQTECEISKTLEVIFFEYGVSPSFSTILTSGPNTSMPHLRCTERKVKIGDPIIVDFGIKYKGYSTDTTRVLTIGRPSDEVKKIWAIVDQAVRLAEESWLGITGKEIDDRAREHIKKTGYGDLFIHRTGHGIGIDVHEEPYISQDNHTLIPKNSVFTIEPGIYIPGKFGIRIENMVLMRDRVTVLNKLSEEIYEI; encoded by the coding sequence ATAGATTATCAGAAAAGGATAAAAAAAGTGAAAGATCTTATGAAAGAGGATTACATCATACTTGGACCCGGTAGTAACTTGTTCTATTTAACAGGGTTCACAGAAGAGCCGATGGAAAGGCCAATTTTACTCATCATTGGAGAAAACGACTACATGCTCGTACCAAAAATGTATGAGGAGCAACTAAGCTCGCTGGACCTTGAAATTAGGACCTATCAAGATGGTTCGGATCCTTACTCTTTAATTGACATTAAGCCAGGTTCATCCATAGCTGTAGATGACAGTCTATGGTCGATATTTTTGATTTCTATAATACATAGATTTTCCCCTTCTAGACTATCTTCTGCATCAACTATTCTAGGAAAGCTTAGATCAGTAAAGGACGAAAATGAAATTCAGATAATGAGCGAAGGGTTAACCATCGCTGAGAATTCGTTTCTGAAACTCCTAGAAAAGATAAAAGAGGGACAAACCGAATGTGAGATATCAAAAACCCTGGAAGTGATCTTCTTTGAATATGGAGTGAGCCCCTCGTTCTCCACCATTTTAACCTCGGGTCCTAATACTTCCATGCCTCACTTACGATGCACAGAAAGGAAAGTTAAGATAGGCGATCCCATTATAGTCGATTTTGGAATAAAATACAAAGGCTACTCAACCGATACGACTAGAGTTTTGACGATAGGGAGGCCATCAGATGAAGTGAAGAAGATTTGGGCCATTGTTGATCAGGCCGTGAGGCTAGCTGAAGAGAGTTGGTTAGGAATCACAGGAAAGGAGATAGATGATAGAGCGAGAGAACACATAAAGAAAACAGGATATGGGGATCTGTTCATACATAGAACGGGGCATGGAATAGGAATAGATGTACATGAAGAACCTTACATCTCACAGGATAACCATACGCTTATCCCAAAGAATTCAGTATTTACCATAGAGCCAGGAATATATATTCCTGGTAAATTCGGCATTAGGATAGAGAATATGGTACTGATGAGGGATAGGGTTACGGTGCTCAATAAACTAAGTGAAGAAATCTATGAGATCTGA
- a CDS encoding zinc ribbon domain-containing protein yields the protein MKEVLVEAKIIDFGKLKEIYSDVLYYTAYYKTLQKTGVKVSASPPPLLKDLNAVYSANRLGPLKITGEGSYYKIEKINALVKADMQGFPLHAIVDFNDGIKVLLAYPVDEPIVGIDLGIRHLFTVVAIVKEGKVYKSKYIGSANILDTFTKYMSETQSLSYVREIKNKVKIALKELLEFLMELNPRIVVLEDLRFYDAKIGRGLRIVEDELEKELMEKGIRFRRIDPRNTSKICSRCGYKKGEVLGSIFVCPACGYKADRDFNAAYNLALKCYYTC from the coding sequence ATGAAAGAAGTTCTGGTTGAGGCAAAGATAATTGACTTTGGTAAGTTGAAGGAAATATACAGTGACGTTCTTTACTATACAGCTTATTATAAGACCTTGCAAAAGACGGGCGTTAAAGTTAGTGCTTCACCTCCTCCCCTATTGAAAGATCTGAATGCGGTTTACTCGGCTAATAGGCTAGGACCTCTAAAAATAACTGGAGAGGGATCATATTATAAGATAGAAAAGATAAACGCGTTAGTAAAAGCGGATATGCAGGGTTTTCCATTGCACGCTATAGTGGACTTCAATGACGGAATAAAAGTTCTGTTAGCTTATCCCGTGGATGAACCTATAGTAGGAATTGACCTGGGTATTAGACATTTATTTACAGTCGTCGCCATTGTAAAGGAAGGAAAGGTATACAAGTCAAAATATATTGGTAGTGCAAATATTCTAGATACCTTTACTAAATATATGAGCGAGACACAAAGTTTATCCTACGTTAGGGAGATTAAGAACAAGGTAAAGATAGCCCTCAAGGAACTGTTGGAGTTCTTAATGGAACTAAATCCTAGGATCGTTGTACTTGAGGATCTAAGGTTCTACGACGCGAAGATAGGTAGAGGTTTAAGGATAGTTGAAGACGAGCTGGAAAAAGAGTTGATGGAGAAAGGTATAAGATTCAGGAGAATAGACCCTAGGAATACCTCTAAAATTTGCTCGAGATGCGGATATAAAAAAGGGGAGGTCCTTGGATCCATCTTCGTTTGTCCTGCGTGTGGCTATAAGGCTGACAGGGACTTCAACGCTGCGTACAATTTGGCGCTTAAATGCTACTATACATGCTAA
- a CDS encoding glycosyltransferase has protein sequence MLDDIIISLSIIVSIWSVYNSSFAIYGLTWKTAEIKSTSGPTFSLLVPVRNEGKVLGRLLDRLVNQEYDRSKYEIIVIEDGSVDNTLEVCNRYAEMYSIVKCIHLEKADVINGKSKALNYGLKISRGDIIGVFDADTVPRLDVLGYVAQKFESDARIGAVQGRLVPINVRESIISRLASLEELFSEYSISGRARLGLFVPLEGTCSFIRREALDRVGGWNENVLTEDLDLSLKLTALNYLISYSPSVQSWREVPTMFSSLIRQRLRWYRGNFELTVRLSRFKITWKLFDAIMLVGTPIFMVLSLANYSLVFIYTFQVHLLIGSILSFSSLLTFLIITMISRKHMIEYIYVFLSALYLNFTIALHLISIIMEIVGAPRQWYKTDRSGRITVDISRT, from the coding sequence ATGCTTGACGACATTATAATTTCATTGAGTATCATAGTGTCCATCTGGAGTGTCTACAATTCGTCTTTTGCGATTTATGGGTTAACATGGAAGACTGCAGAGATTAAATCAACCTCAGGCCCTACATTTTCCCTGTTAGTGCCGGTTCGCAACGAGGGAAAAGTTTTAGGGAGGCTTCTAGACAGACTTGTAAACCAGGAATACGATAGATCAAAGTATGAGATTATAGTGATCGAAGACGGATCTGTTGACAACACGTTAGAAGTGTGTAACAGATACGCTGAAATGTACAGTATTGTAAAATGTATTCACCTTGAGAAGGCTGATGTAATTAACGGGAAAAGCAAGGCCTTGAATTATGGATTAAAGATCTCTAGAGGAGATATAATAGGAGTTTTTGACGCTGATACGGTCCCAAGGCTTGACGTTCTAGGATACGTTGCGCAAAAATTCGAATCGGATGCAAGAATAGGGGCTGTTCAGGGGAGGTTGGTACCAATAAATGTAAGGGAAAGCATAATTAGTAGGTTGGCATCATTAGAGGAGCTATTCAGTGAATACTCCATCTCAGGTAGGGCTAGACTGGGACTGTTCGTCCCATTAGAGGGAACATGTAGTTTCATAAGGCGGGAGGCGTTAGATCGAGTAGGAGGATGGAATGAGAACGTATTGACTGAAGATCTCGATCTCAGCCTTAAATTGACAGCGTTAAACTACCTGATCTCATATTCACCATCAGTTCAAAGCTGGAGAGAAGTACCAACTATGTTTTCCTCATTGATCAGACAGAGATTAAGATGGTACAGAGGCAATTTCGAGCTAACTGTAAGGTTATCGAGGTTTAAGATTACTTGGAAACTATTCGACGCTATAATGTTAGTAGGAACACCTATATTCATGGTCTTAAGCTTAGCAAATTACTCGTTAGTGTTTATTTACACATTCCAGGTTCATCTGCTCATAGGATCTATACTGTCGTTTTCTTCGTTATTAACATTCTTGATTATTACAATGATATCAAGGAAGCATATGATTGAGTATATCTACGTATTTTTGTCAGCGCTTTATTTGAACTTCACTATAGCTCTACATCTGATATCAATAATCATGGAAATAGTAGGGGCTCCAAGACAGTGGTATAAGACGGATAGATCTGGGAGGATTACAGTCGATATATCAAGAACCTAG
- the thiD gene encoding bifunctional hydroxymethylpyrimidine kinase/phosphomethylpyrimidine kinase, which produces MARRPVALTIAGSDSGGGAGVQADLKTFTVLGVFGTSVITGLTSQNTRKVSRIIEVPPEFVESQFDAIMEDFEVKYGKTGMLSSSKVINAVDRKVTQYKINLILDPVMVSKSGYPLVSDDTVRDIISLAKKSILITPNKFEAERLTGFRIRNPEDLRNTALRLYKDLGVNVLIKGGKALEGYDFAIIDGDEIELRGELINTDNLHGSGDVLSASITAFLSKGLKLKEAVKEAKKIVTESIKFSLSLGSGNGPVDPFSVVEKIVKIEEARESLEKLVEYIEKNRDIVDRVLYQEDKMNLGYLTEYGDFATLAGGIIRYIRWIKVDGPIVVNWYSNIIEKALKLTGKRIGVSFSITDNVLHASEQGGLKISESGVYGDLIFIDGKSVLVGDHLDDIISKLEVLRK; this is translated from the coding sequence ATGGCTCGAAGACCTGTAGCGCTTACGATAGCCGGAAGCGATTCCGGAGGAGGAGCAGGAGTACAAGCCGATCTAAAAACCTTTACAGTTCTTGGTGTGTTCGGGACCTCCGTGATAACTGGATTAACATCACAAAATACCAGGAAAGTCTCAAGGATTATTGAGGTCCCTCCAGAATTTGTAGAATCTCAGTTTGACGCTATCATGGAGGACTTTGAAGTGAAATATGGAAAGACAGGAATGCTCTCATCAAGCAAGGTTATTAACGCAGTGGATAGGAAGGTTACACAGTATAAAATTAACCTTATTCTGGATCCAGTAATGGTCTCGAAGAGTGGTTATCCTCTAGTGTCAGATGACACAGTTAGAGATATCATATCGTTAGCAAAGAAGTCCATCCTTATAACTCCAAATAAATTTGAAGCAGAGAGACTCACTGGTTTTAGAATAAGAAATCCAGAAGATCTTAGAAATACCGCCCTTCGTCTTTACAAAGACTTAGGTGTTAACGTATTGATAAAGGGAGGTAAAGCGCTAGAAGGCTACGATTTCGCTATCATAGACGGCGATGAGATAGAGTTAAGGGGAGAACTAATAAATACAGATAACCTTCATGGAAGCGGCGACGTTTTATCCGCCTCAATTACCGCGTTCTTGAGTAAAGGTTTAAAGCTCAAGGAGGCTGTGAAAGAGGCCAAGAAAATAGTAACGGAGTCAATTAAGTTCTCCTTATCTTTGGGCTCGGGAAATGGGCCTGTTGATCCGTTCTCAGTAGTTGAAAAGATTGTTAAAATTGAAGAGGCTAGAGAATCTTTAGAGAAGTTAGTAGAATACATTGAAAAGAACAGAGATATTGTGGATCGCGTACTATATCAGGAAGATAAAATGAACCTAGGTTATTTAACAGAATATGGAGACTTTGCCACTTTAGCTGGAGGTATAATACGATATATAAGATGGATAAAAGTTGATGGTCCTATAGTGGTTAACTGGTACTCCAACATCATAGAAAAGGCCTTAAAGCTCACTGGAAAGAGAATTGGAGTGTCCTTCTCAATTACAGATAACGTGTTACACGCCTCTGAGCAGGGTGGGCTAAAGATATCAGAGAGCGGTGTTTATGGTGACCTCATTTTTATAGATGGAAAAAGCGTCCTAGTAGGAGATCACCTAGACGACATTATATCTAAATTAGAGGTATTAAGAAAATGA
- a CDS encoding winged helix-turn-helix transcriptional regulator — protein sequence MELTPRLQDILNIIKNKGEINVQDIALILKVSPKTAKGYIRELSRLGFVSVSEEGVVKLVIRTDDPIEKLTKIIEIHEGEIEMLRKQVEELRQELQKLKRKGK from the coding sequence ATGGAATTAACGCCGAGGCTGCAAGATATTTTAAATATTATAAAAAATAAGGGAGAAATTAATGTTCAAGACATAGCTCTCATTCTTAAGGTTTCGCCTAAAACGGCTAAGGGATATATAAGGGAGCTATCCAGACTGGGTTTCGTTAGCGTGAGCGAGGAGGGTGTAGTCAAGCTAGTAATAAGAACTGATGATCCTATAGAGAAGCTCACTAAAATAATTGAGATACATGAAGGAGAAATAGAGATGCTAAGGAAACAAGTCGAAGAGCTGAGGCAAGAACTCCAAAAACTAAAGAGGAAAGGAAAATAA
- a CDS encoding class II glutamine amidotransferase has protein sequence MCRFVAFYATKSLDPEIISALLKASRNDILSEGSHPHGWGYVIYSYDYSWTKMHYSSAKPMFKDENVSFLYTIRGEKLVGIIHARKTLKKFLMGLFHSHPYYIRVGPYDLFFAHNGSVSRSMFSQPDLPYTDSYMILREISMMSSDPIDSYNLIMQKLKEGSTSLNSSLLIYSEAKGPRLFVYYYFNKNNIKEREDYYKMYRYNNYVFSGTVNSYLGNKGEEVQFDKVIELTT, from the coding sequence ATGTGTAGGTTTGTAGCCTTCTATGCGACAAAGAGTCTAGATCCTGAGATAATTTCAGCCCTCTTAAAGGCCTCTAGGAACGATATCCTTTCAGAGGGGTCTCATCCGCACGGATGGGGCTACGTGATTTATTCATATGACTATTCGTGGACTAAGATGCACTACTCATCGGCTAAACCTATGTTTAAGGATGAAAACGTGTCCTTTCTATACACTATCAGAGGGGAAAAGTTAGTCGGCATAATTCATGCTAGGAAAACTCTAAAGAAGTTTCTTATGGGACTCTTTCACTCTCACCCATATTACATTAGAGTGGGACCATATGACCTATTTTTTGCTCACAACGGTTCAGTCTCGAGGTCCATGTTCAGTCAACCAGACTTACCTTACACGGACAGCTACATGATATTAAGGGAGATTTCAATGATGTCTTCGGACCCAATAGATAGTTATAACTTAATAATGCAAAAATTGAAGGAAGGTAGTACAAGCCTTAATTCAAGCCTTTTGATATACAGCGAAGCAAAGGGTCCAAGGCTGTTTGTTTACTATTATTTCAACAAGAATAATATTAAAGAAAGAGAGGATTACTACAAGATGTATCGATACAATAATTACGTATTTTCTGGGACTGTAAACAGTTACTTAGGTAACAAAGGTGAAGAGGTTCAATTCGATAAAGTGATAGAACTTACAACATGA
- a CDS encoding 4Fe-4S dicluster domain-containing protein, with translation MGIDPNFRTSRQVTGDHSGHKVYAPADPPPVPKEKALGIHGTIVGVDFDLCLADGSCITACPVNVFQWYDTPGHPASEKKADPINEQACIFCMACVNVCPVAAIDVKPP, from the coding sequence ATGGGAATAGACCCGAACTTCAGGACCTCAAGACAGGTAACAGGGGATCATTCCGGTCATAAAGTTTACGCCCCTGCAGATCCACCTCCAGTTCCAAAAGAGAAGGCTCTGGGTATCCACGGAACGATAGTTGGGGTAGACTTCGATTTGTGTCTTGCGGATGGATCTTGTATTACTGCCTGTCCAGTTAATGTATTTCAATGGTATGATACTCCAGGGCATCCAGCTAGTGAGAAGAAGGCCGATCCGATAAACGAACAGGCTTGTATATTCTGTATGGCATGCGTTAATGTATGCCCAGTAGCAGCTATAGATGTAAAGCCACCATGA
- a CDS encoding ornithine cyclodeaminase family protein has translation MTIFVKEKDVHKVLTFKDTYDTLREAFLLEESKKAVNTKRVRTSFSGSTLTYQAGALEGYLGFKTYIRGNFISLLFSKDGELLLFAEADRLSLLRTGSLSVLAADVIKKDYSSVGIIGLGKQGLAQVEAFHKLKQGITVLGYTRSTDREAYAKRILSNLDIKLRTVQNMRDLVSQVDVVVTITTATSPFLKLEYLQKNTHVNAMGSNLPERIELYPEVIKAAKTIVVENIEQAKEESGELILAEKMNMLDWNKIVGFAEYVSGKEPVRDGISVFKSVGIGLEDVAVMKCLLNKIEAADVGTKIEVDGRWSLESVGK, from the coding sequence TTGACGATATTCGTTAAAGAGAAAGACGTTCATAAAGTCCTGACTTTTAAAGATACGTATGATACACTGCGAGAAGCTTTCTTACTAGAGGAAAGTAAGAAGGCAGTAAACACTAAGAGAGTTAGAACCTCCTTTTCAGGATCTACATTAACCTATCAAGCGGGGGCTTTAGAGGGATATCTAGGGTTTAAAACGTACATCAGAGGTAACTTCATTTCACTACTTTTTAGCAAAGATGGAGAACTGCTCCTTTTTGCAGAAGCAGATAGATTATCTCTTTTGAGAACAGGTTCGCTTTCAGTCCTAGCTGCCGATGTTATAAAAAAGGATTACTCCTCTGTGGGAATAATAGGCTTAGGAAAACAAGGCCTTGCTCAGGTAGAGGCTTTCCATAAGCTAAAACAAGGAATAACAGTTCTTGGATACACTAGGTCAACTGATAGAGAAGCCTATGCAAAAAGAATACTTTCTAATCTAGATATTAAATTACGAACAGTACAAAATATGAGAGATCTGGTATCACAAGTTGATGTAGTTGTTACAATTACTACGGCTACCTCGCCTTTTCTAAAACTTGAATATCTTCAAAAGAACACCCACGTAAACGCGATGGGTTCTAATTTACCAGAAAGGATTGAGCTTTATCCAGAAGTCATAAAAGCTGCAAAAACTATAGTTGTCGAAAACATTGAGCAAGCTAAAGAAGAATCAGGTGAACTGATCCTAGCTGAAAAAATGAACATGTTAGATTGGAATAAAATAGTTGGATTCGCGGAGTACGTTTCGGGCAAAGAACCAGTTCGAGATGGAATTTCAGTTTTTAAGTCGGTTGGAATAGGGCTGGAAGATGTGGCCGTAATGAAATGTCTTTTAAACAAAATTGAAGCAGCAGATGTTGGAACTAAAATCGAGGTAGATGGAAGATGGTCTCTAGAGTCGGTAGGGAAATAG